A genome region from Marinilabiliales bacterium includes the following:
- a CDS encoding ABC transporter permease → MIRSYLLIALRVLKKNTLFSAINIIGLSIGLAASIIIYLWVYDELGYDAFHENSDRIYRVERDMQMEDERIHVPITAPPVGPKMGEYYPQVKAFVRIGRDNVMVEDENRQYYNERIVYADSSFFNVFSFRLLEGNKDDCLKEPYTIAISESYAMKYFGGRPGEGSVLNISYGGNIQPFRVTAVFEDFPHNSHLQADLIASFASLYSLRHEQMMTSWMASSIYTYLLLAPGTEVGLFEQTIQELVDDYFAPEFRGFIDFDDPRDFLRLELMPLTDIHLNASRVWEMESPGSRTSVRVFSLVSMLLLVIAGINFMNLSTARASRRAREVGVRKVSGASRTQLVRQFLGESVLFSLISLVIAMIIIELALPWFNDFTGKSVSIATLFRGWNPVIIVSAWLATAFFAGAYPAFFLSSYKPVDVLKGKKGTEGSQLFRRALVVGQFAVSIGLIICSLTVYRQLQYINSKDLGYNRYGLINIPVENRANFNSWDVLKEDLLSVPEVDNVTRSMVIPTDMRYMDNPHALRDDPETWFPVVNRADDRYIPVFGMRLLAGSNFTPEMVSDTLVYYIINDAARRMFGFDTPVDALGQEVGLRTGRGGETSYWGPVVGVVEDFHYQPLTEMIQPMVISSSTAGHNSITVRVDQADMARANQLIGEVWNRHFPSQVYVSDFVSQRFDRLHLTERRLQMILLMFTILSIFVACLGLLGLSAFSVEQRVKEIGIRKAMGAGVTQVVALVTKEFSKLVLVSCLTGIPLAWFILREWLNNFPYRRDMEFWVFAAAVLIGFATAMITVVLQTWKAGRVNPVETLKYE, encoded by the coding sequence ATGATCAGGAGCTACCTGCTGATTGCACTCAGGGTGCTGAAGAAGAACACCCTGTTCTCGGCAATAAATATCATCGGCCTTTCAATTGGACTGGCTGCATCAATTATTATATACCTCTGGGTTTACGATGAACTTGGTTATGACGCATTCCATGAAAATTCCGACAGGATATACAGGGTTGAGAGGGATATGCAGATGGAGGATGAGCGTATCCATGTACCTATTACCGCACCGCCGGTCGGACCGAAAATGGGGGAGTATTATCCGCAGGTTAAGGCATTTGTGCGCATAGGCCGTGACAATGTAATGGTTGAGGATGAAAACCGGCAGTATTACAATGAAAGGATAGTATATGCCGACAGCTCGTTCTTTAATGTTTTTTCTTTCAGGCTTTTAGAGGGCAATAAGGATGACTGCCTGAAAGAACCCTATACTATAGCGATATCTGAGAGTTATGCCATGAAATATTTTGGCGGACGGCCCGGAGAGGGAAGTGTGCTAAATATAAGCTATGGAGGTAATATTCAGCCTTTCAGGGTTACGGCCGTTTTTGAGGATTTCCCGCATAATTCTCATCTTCAGGCTGACCTGATTGCTTCGTTTGCTTCACTTTACAGCCTCAGGCATGAGCAGATGATGACAAGCTGGATGGCAAGCAGCATTTATACCTACCTGCTGCTTGCTCCCGGAACCGAAGTCGGTCTGTTTGAACAAACCATCCAGGAGCTGGTTGACGATTATTTCGCACCCGAATTCAGGGGGTTCATAGATTTTGACGACCCGCGCGATTTCCTCAGGCTGGAGCTTATGCCCCTTACTGACATACACCTGAACGCCAGTAGGGTATGGGAGATGGAATCTCCCGGGAGCCGCACATCTGTGCGCGTATTCAGCCTGGTTTCGATGCTTCTGCTGGTAATTGCCGGCATCAACTTCATGAACCTTTCAACAGCCAGGGCATCGAGACGCGCCAGGGAGGTTGGGGTAAGGAAGGTGTCAGGGGCCTCCCGCACTCAACTGGTGCGGCAGTTCCTGGGCGAATCGGTTCTGTTCAGCCTGATATCCCTGGTTATTGCAATGATTATTATTGAGCTGGCACTGCCATGGTTCAATGATTTTACGGGGAAATCCGTATCCATAGCCACGCTGTTCAGGGGATGGAACCCGGTAATTATTGTATCGGCCTGGCTGGCAACTGCCTTTTTTGCGGGTGCATACCCGGCGTTTTTCCTCTCATCCTATAAGCCGGTTGATGTTCTTAAAGGGAAAAAGGGCACAGAAGGGAGCCAGCTTTTCAGGAGGGCACTGGTTGTGGGGCAGTTTGCGGTTTCTATCGGATTGATAATCTGTTCCCTGACTGTTTACAGGCAGTTGCAGTACATTAACAGCAAAGACCTGGGGTACAACCGGTACGGGCTGATAAATATTCCGGTTGAGAACCGGGCAAACTTCAATTCATGGGATGTGTTAAAGGAAGATCTGCTGTCTGTTCCTGAGGTGGATAATGTTACCAGGTCGATGGTCATCCCCACCGACATGAGGTACATGGATAACCCCCATGCTTTGAGGGATGACCCCGAGACCTGGTTTCCGGTTGTAAACCGCGCCGATGACCGGTATATACCGGTGTTCGGAATGAGGCTGCTGGCCGGGTCAAATTTTACTCCTGAAATGGTATCTGATACCCTGGTGTATTACATTATCAATGATGCTGCACGCAGGATGTTCGGATTTGACACCCCGGTTGATGCTCTCGGACAGGAGGTTGGCCTGAGAACGGGCCGCGGGGGTGAGACCAGTTACTGGGGGCCGGTAGTTGGGGTGGTTGAGGATTTCCACTACCAGCCATTGACAGAGATGATCCAGCCGATGGTGATCAGCTCATCGACTGCCGGGCATAACAGCATTACCGTGAGGGTTGACCAGGCAGATATGGCGAGGGCAAATCAACTGATAGGGGAGGTTTGGAACCGCCATTTCCCCTCACAGGTTTACGTGAGTGATTTTGTTTCACAACGGTTTGACAGGCTGCACCTTACCGAAAGGCGCCTGCAGATGATCCTTCTGATGTTCACCATTTTGTCTATTTTTGTTGCCTGCCTTGGACTCCTGGGATTGTCGGCTTTCTCGGTTGAGCAGAGAGTGAAGGAGATCGGCATCAGGAAGGCAATGGGGGCTGGCGTAACGCAGGTTGTTGCATTGGTAACCAAAGAGTTCAGTAAGCTAGTCCTGGTTTCCTGCCTGACAGGCATTCCCCTGGCATGGTTTATACTCAGGGAATGGCTGAATAATTTCCCTTACAGGCGCGATATGGAATTCTGGGTATTTGCCGCGGCGGTGCTTATCGGATTTGCAACTGCAATGATAACCGTGGTGCTGCAAACCTGGAAAGCCGGCCGGGTGAACCCGGTCGAAACACTGAAATATGAATAA